Within Malus domestica chromosome 04, GDT2T_hap1, the genomic segment TCTTCATGTTCGAtattaattagtttttctttgagGGGTTAGGCTCTCTGTCTCGTTGAGATTAGTTACTTAGGAAAGTTTAATTGCAGTTAGGAGGGCCACGCATTGAGATGAAGACGGGAAGGAAGGACAGCAAGGAGAGTTATGCAAGTGTGGTGGAAGAGTTTATTCCTAATCACAATGATTCCATATCTTCAGTGCTTTCTCGCTTTCAGTCCATCGGCATCGATGCTGAAGGAACAGTGGCCATTTTAGGTAAATTTCCATTATCTTTGACATCAactcttgaatatgtcatgtatTTGAATAAATGTTAGCTATCTGTATAATATAATAATTCaaccaaaacacaaaaaatgTCGAAACAAAATCTCGTTCTAATAATTTCACAATAAACAGATAAATAAATCTCTTATCCTGAAGAACAATAAGTCTAGAGAGGCGGTTACTCTGTATCCTCATGCTTtgtaatgaaaatagcttaaggGTCAGCTAATTTCGATCTTATTATACAAGACAAAAACTAGGGACCTCCATATCTATACCAAACGAATAAACCAGTCATCAGGTCCATATCATAAATTGTacaaaattaaacttaataGTTAATTACTATATATTGGATTAGATTACAAAATTGCACCAACTATTTCAAAGTTTTTAGGACCAAGTGATGTGATAGCATGTCGATCGTTTATAACTTGTTAACAAATTAAATCCGTAAATCTATAAACAACAAAATACTATCACATCAGTTGAGATTTGAAAAAGTTATGACATAAGTTAGGTCCCTTAAGATTATTCTTGATCAAATGGTAAATCCTCAATCGAATGAGAACACTACTAGTTGAATAtcagaccaaaaataaaaatacttcTTGAATATAATAACCAAAGCAAGTCCATAACAAAGTAAGTATAATAATATGGCAAATAAGTGCAACACTCGATTttcatgaagaagaaaaaaaacaccttATTTAAGGATGGCAATTTGATTTTCTATGCAGGAGCTCACTCTGTGGGTCGAGTCCACTGTGTGAACCTGGTAGATAGGCTCTACCCAACCGTGGATCCAACCCTAGACCCTGACCATGCCGAATACCTCAAAGGTCGGTGCCCAACTCCAACCCCAGACCCAAAAGCAGTTCTCTACGCAAGGAACGACCGTGAAACACCCATGCTTCTCGACAACTATTATTACAAGAACCTGCTGAGCCACAAGGGTCTGCTCACCGTCGACCAAGAACTAGCTTCTGACCCAGCTACATTGCCCTTTGTGGAAAAGATGGCTGCCGATAACGGCTACTTCAGCGAGCAGTTTTCTAGGGCTGTCCTTCTTTTGTCTGAGAACAACCCGCTTACTGGAGACCAAGGAGAAGTTAGAAAGGATTGCCGATATGTGAATGCAAGTTAGTTGGGATTATTGGTTGCATGTCTCTCAGAATATGTAAAATAAATTATCAACTTTTGATTTTCGCTCTTTGGTATATGGTAATGGAATAACCAATTGTGTttcttcttttggaaaggaTAATCTTaggaaaatcacatttttaaacaaaataatatgttaccaataagaaataagtatgttaattaataattaaataataatccaatcatcaataaCCATATCATTTAAATTaccaatttgatttaaaattttgatctttcTAGCCTTACCTTTTTGAAAATTCAACTTCATTagaaacaaaattacaaacatgAACCATTAGACAAAGGGTTTGTGCAAACTATGGGCTTGATACATACAAGTTTGGTCCATttttaaaggaaag encodes:
- the LOC103433277 gene encoding peroxidase 21; its protein translation is MAFYKHHAFSSFLMFLLFPLLLQFQFGKSELQLNYYSNSCPKAEEVIKQEVTKLYHEHGNTAVSWLRNLFHDCVVQGCDASLLLESVTGIESEKASGRSFGMRNFKYVNTIKKALEDECPSTVSCADVVALSARDGIVMLGGPRIEMKTGRKDSKESYASVVEEFIPNHNDSISSVLSRFQSIGIDAEGTVAILGAHSVGRVHCVNLVDRLYPTVDPTLDPDHAEYLKGRCPTPTPDPKAVLYARNDRETPMLLDNYYYKNLLSHKGLLTVDQELASDPATLPFVEKMAADNGYFSEQFSRAVLLLSENNPLTGDQGEVRKDCRYVNAS